One Nicotiana sylvestris chromosome 12, ASM39365v2, whole genome shotgun sequence genomic window carries:
- the LOC138883962 gene encoding uncharacterized protein, protein MNSVSAELLSSMMYASSSHKVWMDLKGTFDKVNGSRVVFLRKQITTLTQRMSSISAYFSKLKELWEEFDALMPCTGCSSEESKKYVEHFEYQRLLQFLMSPNETYSQSNSGALSLMVNRCNLLTKAKAI, encoded by the exons ATGAATTCTGTGAGTGCCGAGTTATTGAGTAGCATGATGTATGCCTCAAGTTCTCACAAAGTGTGGATGGATCTCAAGGGAACTTTTGACAAAGTCAATGGTTCCAGAGTGGTGTTCCTACGCAAACAGATAACTACCCTTACTCAAAGGATGTCATCTATCTCTGCATACTTTTCGAAGTTGAAAGAGCTATGGGAAGAATTTGATGCCCTTATGCCATGTACTGGGTGTAGCAGTGAAGAATCAAAGAAGTATGTTGAACATTTTGAGTATCAAAGACTGCTTCAGTTTCTTATGAGCCCGAATGAAACATACTCTCAGTCTA attcaggagctttaAGTCTCATGGTAAATAGATGTAATTTGCTGACTAAAGCTAAGGCAATCTGA